A window from Photobacterium sp. DA100 encodes these proteins:
- the glgB gene encoding 1,4-alpha-glucan branching protein GlgB, with protein MQLERAAFSDPFSFLGPQYQSTDIALRVYMPGADSIEVITENGERFTLTREADSGFVLEGDFDFTTALYQLVVNWPQGEQTIYDPYQFHNLIQSGDVLTDPSLMHSEMGAQLITLNRGHSSVSGVRFLVFAPNASAVSVVGHFNAWDGRRHPMQRLDDGLWGLFIPELEEGTHYKFELKDSAGEGLPHKADPWGYESEQYPSFASKVYDQAKYTWQDGVWQNRPVTAKHQQALSFYELHAGSWRKNDQGEFLNYRELAEELIPYLSDMGYTHVELMPVSEHPFYGSWGYQPIGLFSPTSRFGSPDDFKYFVDKCHQANIGVVLDWVPAHFPSDDHGLANFDGTALFNDPDPRRGWHQDWQSYIYDYGRDHVRRFLVSNALFWFEHYHIDGLRVDAVASMLYLDYSREHDQWIPNHEGGNVNFDAVSLLRWVNEEVYRHYPNAMTIAEESTAFPGVTKPTDMGGLGFGFKWNMGWMHDSLSYIKEEPIHRSYHHNTITFPMVYAFSENYVLSLSHDEVVYGKGSLLDKMPGDEWQKTANLRAYMGYMYGQPGKKLNFMGAEIAQSAEWNHDGQLEWHWLQYPRHSGMQALVKDLNALYTSEPAMYEQDCDPAGFEWRVQDDAGNSILAHERIALNGDKVLVVSNFTPVPREGYLLGVPAEGEYELLLNTDDEKYWGSNAPVKASIATEQVASHGLEQSIAVDLPPLATVFYRFK; from the coding sequence ATGCAGCTCGAGAGAGCTGCATTTTCAGACCCATTTTCATTTTTAGGCCCTCAATACCAGTCAACGGATATTGCACTTCGTGTGTACATGCCGGGGGCTGACTCTATTGAAGTAATAACTGAAAACGGTGAACGTTTTACCCTCACACGCGAAGCCGATAGCGGTTTTGTGCTTGAAGGTGATTTCGATTTTACCACTGCATTATATCAACTTGTCGTTAACTGGCCGCAAGGCGAACAAACGATTTACGATCCTTACCAGTTCCATAATCTGATTCAGTCAGGTGACGTGCTAACCGACCCATCGCTCATGCACAGTGAGATGGGGGCCCAGCTGATCACCCTGAACCGAGGTCATTCATCCGTCTCTGGTGTACGCTTTCTTGTTTTTGCACCGAATGCCTCTGCAGTAAGTGTCGTTGGCCACTTCAATGCATGGGATGGCCGCCGTCACCCAATGCAGCGCCTTGATGATGGTTTGTGGGGGCTATTTATTCCTGAACTGGAAGAAGGTACCCACTATAAATTTGAACTTAAAGACAGTGCCGGCGAAGGGTTACCACATAAAGCGGATCCTTGGGGCTACGAGTCTGAGCAATACCCGTCTTTTGCATCAAAAGTCTACGACCAGGCGAAATATACTTGGCAAGATGGTGTATGGCAAAACCGCCCGGTTACGGCTAAGCACCAGCAGGCTTTGTCATTCTATGAACTGCATGCCGGTTCATGGCGCAAGAACGACCAAGGCGAGTTCCTTAACTACCGTGAACTGGCGGAAGAGCTTATCCCGTATCTGAGCGATATGGGCTACACCCATGTTGAGCTGATGCCTGTATCTGAACACCCATTTTATGGTTCTTGGGGTTACCAGCCAATCGGCCTGTTTTCGCCAACCAGTCGCTTCGGTTCGCCGGATGACTTTAAGTACTTCGTAGATAAGTGCCACCAGGCGAACATTGGCGTGGTATTGGACTGGGTACCAGCCCACTTCCCATCTGATGATCACGGTTTGGCAAACTTCGATGGTACCGCATTGTTCAACGATCCGGATCCGCGTCGTGGCTGGCACCAGGATTGGCAGAGCTATATCTATGACTATGGTCGCGACCATGTCAGACGCTTTCTTGTCTCAAATGCGCTGTTCTGGTTCGAGCACTACCATATTGATGGCCTGCGTGTTGATGCGGTTGCCTCTATGCTCTACTTGGATTACTCCCGTGAACACGATCAGTGGATCCCTAACCACGAAGGTGGAAATGTTAACTTTGATGCGGTGAGCTTGCTGCGATGGGTCAATGAGGAGGTTTACCGCCATTACCCGAATGCAATGACCATTGCTGAAGAATCGACAGCATTCCCGGGCGTCACTAAACCGACTGACATGGGCGGTTTGGGCTTTGGCTTCAAGTGGAACATGGGTTGGATGCACGACAGCCTTTCCTATATCAAGGAAGAGCCGATTCATCGTAGTTACCATCACAACACCATTACTTTCCCTATGGTGTATGCATTCAGTGAAAACTACGTGCTGTCGTTGTCACACGATGAAGTAGTGTACGGCAAGGGTTCGTTGCTGGATAAAATGCCGGGTGACGAGTGGCAGAAAACCGCCAACTTGCGTGCATACATGGGTTACATGTATGGCCAGCCGGGCAAGAAGCTTAACTTTATGGGTGCTGAAATCGCCCAGAGTGCAGAGTGGAACCATGACGGCCAGCTGGAATGGCACTGGCTTCAGTACCCACGCCATAGCGGCATGCAGGCACTGGTTAAAGATCTGAATGCCTTGTATACCTCAGAGCCAGCGATGTATGAGCAAGATTGCGATCCTGCCGGTTTTGAATGGCGAGTTCAAGACGATGCCGGTAATAGTATTTTGGCCCATGAACGTATTGCGCTTAATGGTGACAAGGTACTTGTGGTATCGAACTTTACCCCGGTACCACGTGAAGGCTATTTGCTTGGTGTGCCGGCTGAAGGTGAATATGAATTGCTGCTTAATACGGATGATGAGAAATACTGGGGTAGTAATGCACCGGTTAAGGCATCTATCGCGACAGAGCAGGTTGCCAGCCATGGCCTTGAGCAGTCTATTGCTGTTGACTTGCCGCCATTGGCGACAGTGTTCTACCGCTTTAAGTAA
- the malQ gene encoding 4-alpha-glucanotransferase yields MKDDQVLKQVADMVGIADNYVSAWGDEAQVDSDTIRRLLAALGYDTKSDEALLESANKKLRPDVLAPVKVVRSGEPMHIEMHLGQSARISDFSWRLETEQGEVLEGWLQSQLVTDERADGGTLVFALPDDLAWGYHKLEVFRKRRKSPFEMTLIVTPTSCFKQEDLLNNKKLWGTSVQLYSIRTNHNWGIGDFGDLKQLVADVAARGGDFVGLNPIHSLFPANPEGASPYSPSSRRWLNLMYIDVSSVTEFAQCDEAQQLVGSPEFQQRLNEARNANWVNYSEVSCLKMAVLPLLFKTFSERHLEKNTARAQQFLKFVEQGGESLLHQAAFDALHAELKKEDENTWGWPVFPEQYRHFDNAAVQTFIKKNYQQVQLFMYLQWLADTQLAEVNELANEKGMTIGLYRDLAVGVCDSGSETWADHGALCQDVSVGAPPDILGPLGQNWGLPPLNPEVLKERAYEPFIQLLRANMRSCGALRIDHVLGLLRLWWIPKGESAKNGAYMYYPVEDMMSILALESHRYQCTVIGEDLGTVPDEIVDKLATAGIHSYKVFFFETAEDGGFYSPKHYAEQSMSALCTHDMPTLRGFWHCDDLKMGEELGLYPNKEQLAGLFDSRAESKQKILDSLAWHGYLPEGVGHNAAYVPMDQHLSEAMQLHLAAGSSALLSLQLEDWLEMDKPVNIPGTVDEYPNWRRKLSTTLDDIFTRQNIVDLTRRLTETREEASKNK; encoded by the coding sequence ATGAAAGACGATCAAGTATTAAAACAAGTCGCTGACATGGTAGGCATTGCCGATAACTATGTCAGTGCTTGGGGGGATGAAGCGCAAGTTGACAGCGATACAATCCGTCGCCTGTTGGCAGCGCTAGGTTATGACACCAAAAGCGATGAAGCCTTGCTGGAATCAGCGAACAAGAAACTGCGCCCAGATGTTCTGGCACCTGTTAAGGTGGTACGCAGCGGTGAGCCAATGCACATTGAAATGCATTTGGGGCAAAGTGCACGTATCAGCGATTTCAGCTGGCGCCTGGAAACCGAGCAGGGTGAGGTGCTGGAAGGCTGGCTGCAGTCTCAGCTTGTAACAGACGAGCGTGCAGACGGCGGGACGTTGGTATTTGCTTTGCCGGATGACTTGGCCTGGGGTTATCACAAGCTAGAGGTGTTCCGTAAGCGTCGTAAATCTCCTTTCGAAATGACTTTGATCGTTACTCCGACTTCTTGCTTTAAACAGGAAGATCTGCTGAATAACAAGAAGCTCTGGGGTACTAGCGTTCAGCTGTATTCAATTCGTACTAACCACAACTGGGGTATTGGTGACTTTGGCGATCTGAAGCAGCTGGTTGCCGATGTCGCTGCCCGTGGTGGTGACTTTGTGGGTTTGAACCCAATCCACTCCTTATTCCCAGCTAACCCTGAAGGTGCGAGCCCGTACAGCCCATCTTCACGCCGTTGGCTGAACCTGATGTATATCGATGTTAGCTCGGTAACCGAGTTTGCACAGTGTGATGAAGCGCAGCAACTTGTGGGCAGCCCTGAGTTCCAGCAGCGCTTGAATGAAGCGCGTAACGCGAACTGGGTGAACTACAGCGAAGTGTCTTGTCTGAAGATGGCCGTTCTACCTTTGCTGTTCAAAACGTTCAGTGAGCGTCATCTTGAGAAAAACACAGCACGTGCTCAGCAGTTCCTGAAGTTTGTCGAACAGGGCGGTGAGAGCCTATTGCACCAAGCGGCATTCGATGCACTGCATGCCGAGCTGAAAAAAGAAGACGAAAATACTTGGGGCTGGCCTGTTTTCCCAGAGCAGTACCGCCACTTTGACAACGCTGCGGTCCAGACTTTCATCAAGAAAAACTACCAACAAGTACAGCTATTCATGTACCTGCAGTGGCTGGCCGATACCCAATTGGCTGAGGTCAATGAGTTGGCTAACGAGAAGGGCATGACGATTGGTCTGTACCGTGACCTAGCTGTAGGTGTCTGTGATTCTGGCTCAGAGACTTGGGCTGACCATGGTGCTCTGTGTCAGGACGTTAGTGTGGGCGCGCCGCCAGATATTCTTGGCCCTCTAGGCCAGAACTGGGGTCTGCCGCCGCTGAACCCTGAAGTGCTTAAAGAGCGCGCTTACGAGCCGTTCATTCAGCTTCTTCGTGCCAATATGCGCAGCTGCGGTGCACTACGTATTGACCACGTTCTTGGTCTACTTCGCCTATGGTGGATCCCTAAAGGTGAATCGGCGAAGAACGGTGCGTACATGTACTACCCGGTTGAAGACATGATGTCGATTTTGGCACTTGAAAGCCACCGTTACCAGTGTACGGTTATTGGCGAAGACCTTGGTACTGTTCCTGACGAAATTGTAGATAAGTTGGCAACAGCTGGTATTCACTCATACAAGGTGTTCTTCTTCGAAACAGCCGAAGACGGTGGCTTCTACTCACCTAAGCACTATGCAGAGCAGTCTATGTCTGCCCTGTGTACGCATGATATGCCGACCCTACGTGGCTTCTGGCACTGTGATGACCTAAAAATGGGTGAAGAGCTAGGGTTATATCCGAACAAAGAGCAACTGGCTGGTTTGTTCGATAGCCGTGCCGAAAGCAAGCAAAAAATCCTTGATAGTTTAGCTTGGCATGGTTATCTTCCTGAAGGGGTTGGGCATAATGCTGCATATGTGCCGATGGATCAGCACTTAAGTGAAGCCATGCAACTCCACCTAGCTGCCGGCTCTAGTGCATTGTTGAGCCTACAGCTGGAAGATTGGCTAGAAATGGACAAGCCTGTCAATATTCCGGGTACGGTTGATGAGTATCCGAACTGGCGCCGTAAACTATCGACGACTTTGGACGATATCTTCACTCGCCAGAATATTGTTGACTTGACTCGTCGTTTGACCGAAACACGAGAAGAAGCATCAAAAAATAAGTAA